Proteins encoded by one window of Deltaproteobacteria bacterium:
- the dnaK gene encoding molecular chaperone DnaK encodes MGKIIGIDLGTTNSVVAVMEAGEPKVIVNEEGHRITPSVVAFTKDKEILVGQVAKRQAVTNPENTIFSIKRFMGRTYDEVTEEMKMVPYKVRKDAQGRAVVHSDNMGRDYLPPEISAMILQKLKRSAEAYLGESVTEAVITVPAYFNDSQRQATKDAGKIAGLEVKRIINEPTASSLAYGLDKKKDEIIAVYDFGGGTFDISILEVGEGVFEVKSTNGDTHLGGDNFDQRIIDWLVSEFKKDQGIDLSKDRMALQRLKEAAEKAKIELSSVAETEINLPFITADSTGPKHLVIRLSRSKLEQLVNDLVERSRKPCELALSDAGLKASDIDEVVLVGGMTRMPLIQQMVKEFFGREPHKGVNPDEVVAVGAAIQGGVLAGDVRDVVLLDVTPLSLGVETLGGVMTTLIPRNTTIPTKKKETFTTAADNQSQVEIHVLQGERPMARDNRTLGRFHLMGIPPAPRGVPQIEVTFDIDANGILNVSARDTATGKEQKITITASSGLDKEEVEKMIKDAEGHAEEDRKRKELIEQRNQLDSLIYSTEKLLKENREKLPEAERTEMEEAVNSAKSTLEKEDMDEIKAAVEKLNSVSHKVAELLYKQAAGTPGAGAQAEQPREEEKPADVVDAEVVDDDKKESA; translated from the coding sequence ATGGGCAAGATCATAGGAATAGACCTGGGCACCACCAACTCGGTCGTCGCCGTCATGGAGGCGGGCGAGCCCAAGGTGATAGTGAACGAGGAGGGCCACAGGATAACCCCCTCGGTCGTGGCCTTCACCAAGGACAAGGAGATACTGGTCGGTCAGGTGGCCAAGCGTCAGGCCGTCACCAACCCGGAGAACACCATATTCTCCATCAAGAGGTTCATGGGCCGCACCTACGACGAGGTCACCGAGGAGATGAAGATGGTGCCCTACAAGGTCCGCAAGGACGCCCAGGGCAGGGCCGTCGTACACTCGGACAACATGGGCAGGGACTATCTTCCGCCCGAGATATCGGCCATGATACTGCAGAAGCTCAAGCGCTCGGCCGAGGCCTACCTGGGCGAGTCGGTGACCGAGGCCGTCATAACGGTGCCGGCCTACTTCAACGACAGCCAGCGCCAGGCCACAAAGGACGCTGGCAAGATAGCGGGCCTCGAAGTCAAGCGCATCATAAACGAGCCCACCGCCTCGAGCCTCGCCTACGGGCTGGACAAGAAGAAGGACGAGATCATCGCCGTCTACGACTTCGGCGGCGGCACGTTCGACATATCGATCCTCGAGGTCGGCGAGGGTGTCTTCGAGGTGAAGAGCACCAACGGCGACACCCATCTCGGCGGCGACAACTTCGACCAGAGGATTATCGACTGGCTCGTCTCGGAGTTCAAGAAGGATCAGGGCATCGATCTCTCCAAGGACAGGATGGCGCTGCAGAGGCTCAAGGAGGCGGCCGAGAAGGCGAAGATAGAGCTCTCCAGCGTGGCGGAGACCGAGATAAACCTCCCCTTCATAACGGCCGACTCGACGGGACCCAAGCACCTTGTCATAAGGCTTTCGCGCTCCAAGCTCGAACAGCTCGTAAACGATCTCGTCGAGCGCAGCCGCAAGCCCTGCGAACTCGCGCTCAGCGACGCCGGGCTCAAGGCGTCGGACATAGACGAGGTCGTGCTCGTGGGCGGCATGACGCGGATGCCGCTCATCCAGCAGATGGTCAAGGAGTTCTTCGGCCGCGAGCCCCACAAGGGCGTCAATCCCGACGAGGTCGTCGCCGTCGGCGCGGCCATACAGGGCGGCGTGCTCGCCGGAGACGTGCGTGACGTGGTGCTCCTCGACGTAACGCCGCTTTCGCTGGGCGTGGAGACGCTGGGCGGTGTTATGACGACCCTCATCCCACGCAACACGACCATACCGACCAAGAAGAAGGAGACCTTCACCACGGCGGCCGACAACCAGTCGCAGGTGGAGATACACGTGCTCCAGGGCGAGCGCCCCATGGCGCGCGACAACCGCACGCTCGGAAGGTTCCATCTCATGGGCATACCTCCGGCTCCCCGCGGAGTGCCGCAGATAGAGGTGACCTTCGACATTGACGCCAACGGCATCCTCAACGTCTCGGCCAGGGATACGGCCACGGGCAAGGAGCAGAAGATCACCATCACGGCCTCGAGCGGCCTCGACAAGGAAGAGGTCGAAAAAATGATCAAGGACGCCGAGGGACATGCCGAAGAGGATAGGAAGAGAAAGGAGCTCATCGAGCAGCGAAACCAGCTCGACTCGCTCATCTACTCCACCGAAAAGCTCCTCAAGGAGAACCGTGAAAAACTGCCCGAGGCCGAGCGCACCGAGATGGAGGAGGCCGTAAACTCCGCCAAGTCCACGCTCGAAAAGGAGGACATGGATGAGATAAAGGCGGCCGTGGAGAAGCTCAACTCGGTATCGCACAAGGTGGCCGAGCTCCTCTACAAGCAGGCGGCCGGGACCCCGGGAGCCGGCGCCCAGGCCGAGCAGCCGCGGGAAGAGGAAAAGCCCGCGGACGTGGTGGATGCGGAAGTGGTGGACGACGACAAGAAGGAGTCCGCATAG
- a CDS encoding J domain-containing protein, translating to MVQGKDYYKILGVSKDASDETIKKAYRRLARKYHPDLHPGDKEMERKFKEINEAYGVLGNPDRRKEYDLSGKVSFEGMGPAYSGFDFKDFGFNFGGFEDIFSEVFGARARRKGPVRGKDVEHALHIDFVDACLGTEVEVVTPKSGFLRGGEKVKVKIPPGVRSGTRVRVAGRGEPGVMGGQPGDLYLRIFVNPHPYFRRVDNDIYLDVPITIGEAITGREIRVPTLDGMATVKIPPGTQGGQKLRLKGKGVPTPGGRRGDQYLIIKVAIPKNIDAKSRRLIEEFESINSYDPRRGLW from the coding sequence ATGGTTCAGGGCAAGGATTATTACAAGATACTCGGCGTTTCAAAGGACGCGAGCGACGAGACCATAAAGAAGGCCTATCGCAGGCTTGCGCGCAAGTACCACCCCGACCTCCATCCCGGCGACAAGGAGATGGAGAGGAAGTTCAAGGAGATAAACGAGGCCTACGGCGTGCTGGGCAATCCCGACAGGCGCAAGGAGTACGATCTGTCGGGCAAGGTCTCCTTCGAGGGCATGGGGCCGGCCTACAGCGGCTTCGACTTCAAGGACTTCGGCTTCAACTTCGGCGGCTTCGAGGACATATTCAGCGAGGTCTTCGGCGCCAGGGCGCGGCGCAAGGGACCGGTGCGCGGCAAGGACGTGGAGCACGCGCTCCACATCGACTTCGTCGACGCCTGTCTCGGAACGGAGGTCGAGGTCGTCACCCCCAAGAGCGGTTTTCTGCGCGGCGGCGAGAAGGTGAAGGTCAAGATACCTCCGGGGGTGAGGAGCGGCACGAGGGTGCGCGTGGCGGGCCGGGGCGAGCCCGGTGTGATGGGGGGGCAGCCGGGTGACCTCTACCTGCGCATATTCGTCAACCCCCATCCCTACTTCAGGCGGGTCGACAACGACATATACCTCGATGTGCCCATAACCATCGGCGAGGCCATCACGGGCCGCGAGATCAGGGTGCCCACGCTGGACGGCATGGCCACCGTCAAGATACCGCCGGGCACGCAGGGCGGCCAGAAGCTGCGGCTCAAGGGCAAGGGCGTGCCCACCCCGGGCGGCAGGCGCGGCGACCAGTACCTCATCATAAAGGTCGCCATTCCGAAGAACATCGACGCCAAGTCCAGGCGGCTCATAGAGGAGTTCGAGAGTATAAATTCCTATGACCCGCGAAGAGGATTGTGGTAA
- a CDS encoding ATP-dependent Clp protease ATP-binding subunit — translation MTELEALKEKLGPRAQAVLDRAIEESKNRNHFYLGVEHIFLAFARVEETFFSEVMEDLNLDAYHVLNFLNEHLNVSRQYIGVGLKVPPATKNIFKLAWEEAQRWGRDELDPTDLLMAIFQENQSLPARIFRSFGLDPDYVMRKIALRVRSKEEMEEEIKKKYELPPNLKHFAVNLNKLARFDKIPPIIGRDAELEQLIEVLCHIDRSNSVMVVGEPGVGKTAVVEGLARLIELNPSRVPRRLRDKHIVNLQMNSVVAGTIFRGMFEDRVEKIIKELKERKNIILFVDEAHTLIGAGSAMGVPSDAANIFKSTLTRGEVQIIGATTLAEYKEFIAEDEALARRFRTVQIEEPSIDDTRSILMGIKGRLERNYSVTILDETIETALEMSSRYMRSLRLPDKVIGWLNTACVKVEINRPDEPVRPDDVIEVISQETKIPRDMIFRDTTARFRDMEKALSRRLVGQREAIDSLARRLRLNKGPLKENFSRPDGVLLFLGPTGVGKTELARALAEFLFGDEKKMIRIDMSEYKDSAVSVDKLIGMPRGIVGSERGGILTNQVRENPYSVVLLDEVEKAHPFVLNLFLQVFDEGWLTDGRGKRVYFSDTVIIMTSNLGADEFKRFVKPLGFMGEDSSVDNLKKSIMKEVENAFTPEFLNRIDDIIIFSPLTRKEVSRVTHMYLDKIKEHMARHGKHLVVTEAAVDRLVETGYSAKYGARFLKRNIDDKVKIPLTLKWKEGDVFRVDASSGDDVVTVEVEELPEPVLV, via the coding sequence ATGACTGAGCTCGAGGCCCTGAAAGAGAAACTCGGTCCCAGGGCCCAGGCGGTCCTGGACAGGGCGATAGAAGAGAGCAAGAACCGCAACCACTTCTACCTCGGTGTGGAGCACATCTTCCTCGCCTTCGCCAGGGTGGAGGAGACCTTCTTCAGCGAGGTCATGGAGGACCTCAATCTCGACGCCTACCACGTGCTCAACTTCCTCAACGAGCACCTCAACGTCTCGCGCCAGTACATAGGCGTGGGGCTCAAGGTCCCGCCCGCCACCAAGAACATCTTCAAGCTCGCCTGGGAAGAGGCCCAGCGCTGGGGCCGCGACGAGCTCGACCCGACGGACCTGCTCATGGCCATCTTCCAGGAGAACCAGAGCCTGCCGGCCAGGATATTCCGAAGCTTCGGGCTCGACCCCGACTACGTGATGCGCAAGATCGCGCTTCGCGTAAGGAGCAAGGAAGAGATGGAAGAGGAGATCAAGAAGAAGTACGAGCTCCCGCCAAACCTCAAGCACTTCGCCGTCAACCTCAACAAGCTGGCAAGGTTCGACAAGATACCGCCCATCATAGGCCGTGACGCCGAGCTCGAGCAGCTCATCGAGGTCCTCTGTCACATCGACCGCAGCAACTCGGTCATGGTCGTCGGCGAGCCCGGCGTGGGCAAGACGGCCGTCGTCGAGGGGCTTGCGCGTCTCATCGAGCTCAACCCCTCGCGCGTGCCCCGCAGGCTGCGCGACAAGCACATCGTGAACCTGCAGATGAACTCCGTCGTGGCCGGCACCATCTTCCGCGGCATGTTCGAGGACAGGGTCGAGAAGATCATAAAGGAACTCAAGGAGCGCAAGAACATCATCCTCTTCGTCGACGAGGCCCACACCCTCATCGGAGCGGGCAGCGCCATGGGCGTGCCCTCCGACGCGGCCAACATCTTCAAGTCCACGCTCACCCGCGGCGAGGTCCAGATAATAGGCGCCACCACGCTCGCCGAGTACAAGGAGTTCATCGCCGAGGACGAGGCCCTGGCGCGCCGCTTCCGCACGGTGCAGATCGAGGAGCCCTCAATCGACGACACCCGCTCCATACTGATGGGCATAAAAGGCAGGCTCGAGAGGAACTACTCGGTCACCATCCTCGACGAAACCATAGAGACGGCCCTTGAGATGAGCTCGCGCTACATGCGCAGCCTCAGGCTTCCCGACAAGGTCATAGGCTGGCTCAACACGGCCTGCGTCAAGGTGGAGATAAACCGGCCCGACGAGCCCGTCCGCCCCGACGACGTCATCGAGGTCATAAGCCAGGAGACGAAGATACCGCGGGACATGATCTTCCGCGACACGACGGCCCGCTTCCGCGACATGGAGAAGGCGCTTTCCAGGAGGCTCGTTGGCCAGCGCGAGGCCATAGACTCCCTTGCAAGGAGGCTGCGCCTCAACAAGGGGCCGCTCAAGGAGAATTTTTCCCGCCCCGACGGCGTGCTCCTCTTCCTCGGCCCCACGGGCGTGGGCAAGACCGAGCTTGCAAGGGCCCTTGCCGAGTTCCTCTTCGGCGACGAGAAGAAGATGATCCGCATCGACATGAGCGAGTACAAGGACTCGGCTGTGTCGGTGGACAAGCTCATCGGCATGCCCCGCGGCATAGTGGGCTCCGAGCGCGGCGGGATACTCACCAACCAGGTCCGCGAGAACCCCTACTCCGTGGTCCTCCTCGACGAGGTGGAGAAGGCCCATCCCTTCGTGCTCAACCTCTTCCTCCAGGTATTCGACGAGGGATGGCTCACCGACGGCCGCGGAAAGCGCGTCTACTTCAGCGACACGGTCATCATCATGACGAGCAACCTCGGCGCCGACGAGTTCAAGAGGTTCGTCAAGCCCCTCGGTTTCATGGGCGAGGACTCGAGTGTGGACAACCTCAAGAAGTCCATAATGAAGGAGGTGGAGAACGCCTTCACGCCCGAGTTCCTCAACCGCATCGACGACATAATCATCTTCTCGCCCCTGACGCGCAAGGAGGTCTCCCGCGTGACCCACATGTACCTGGACAAGATAAAGGAGCACATGGCGAGGCACGGAAAGCACCTCGTCGTCACCGAGGCCGCCGTTGACAGGCTCGTCGAGACGGGCTACAGCGCCAAGTACGGCGCCAGGTTCCTGAAGCGCAACATAGATGACAAGGTAAAGATACCCCTGACCCTCAAGTGGAAAGAGGGCGACGTGTTCCGTGTGGACGCCTCGAGCGGCGACGACGTCGTGACCGTCGAGGTCGAGGAACTGCCCGAACCGGTCCTCGTCTGA
- a CDS encoding universal stress protein: MWRAPPPEATCPRAGGFGRGGPSARRCGGPGGRAPRLRRNIPSPGGPWGERGPSARRCGGKSYGGLLLIKNILVALDGSDHSTAAADWALWLARRLGADLSALHVVDIVALEGPFFHDLSGSLGFEPFLNFSSSMKEIMESNGREILASFKESCGEAGVEAHDHMAYGVVTTEICERATVADLVILGRRGVNARFEYGMLGSVTEGVIRKSPKPVLVVPEKFKPPCRPLLAYDGGHSASKTMHSAAEFAKALDLALTVVAVGGEEAESLLRDAEHYLASYEVEADFVKLEGDPPTAIAEYARGEGKDLLFMGASHHARLVEMVLGSTTEYVMRAVERAFFIER, from the coding sequence GTGTGGAGGGCGCCCCCGCCTGAGGCGACATGTCCCCGCGCCGGGGGCTTTGGGAGAGGCGGGCCCTCCGCACGAAGATGCGGCGGGCCGGGCGGGAGGGCGCCCCGCCTGAGACGAAATATCCCCAGCCCCGGAGGGCCTTGGGGAGAGCGCGGGCCCTCCGCACGAAGATGCGGCGGGAAATCCTACGGAGGTCTTCTCTTGATAAAGAACATACTCGTTGCTCTCGACGGCTCCGACCACTCCACGGCCGCAGCCGACTGGGCCCTGTGGCTCGCCCGTCGCCTGGGGGCCGACCTCTCGGCTCTCCACGTCGTCGACATCGTGGCGCTCGAGGGGCCTTTCTTCCATGACCTCTCCGGTTCGCTGGGGTTCGAGCCCTTCCTCAACTTCTCTTCCAGCATGAAAGAGATAATGGAGTCCAACGGCCGCGAGATACTGGCCTCCTTCAAGGAGAGCTGCGGCGAGGCGGGTGTGGAGGCCCACGACCACATGGCCTACGGCGTTGTGACTACCGAGATATGCGAGCGCGCCACGGTGGCCGACCTCGTCATACTGGGCCGCCGCGGCGTCAACGCCAGGTTCGAGTACGGCATGCTCGGCTCGGTGACCGAGGGGGTCATCCGCAAGTCTCCCAAGCCGGTGCTCGTCGTGCCCGAGAAGTTCAAGCCCCCATGCAGGCCGCTTCTCGCTTACGACGGCGGCCACAGCGCCAGCAAGACCATGCACTCGGCCGCCGAGTTCGCAAAGGCCCTCGACCTCGCCCTCACGGTCGTCGCCGTCGGCGGGGAAGAGGCCGAATCGCTGCTCAGGGACGCCGAACACTACCTCGCCTCCTACGAGGTGGAGGCCGATTTCGTGAAGCTCGAGGGCGACCCTCCGACGGCCATAGCCGAGTATGCGCGAGGCGAGGGGAAGGACCTCCTCTTCATGGGGGCCTCCCACCACGCAAGGCTCGTGGAGATGGTGCTCGGCTCGACGACCGAGTACGTCATGAGGGCCGTGGAGCGGGCCTTCTTCATCGAAAGGTAG
- a CDS encoding cell division protein ZapA has translation MEGVVEVKILGQTLIVKSDGDETYVRAVEEHLREQIEEVKRYTKAVSTLDVVLLTALNITGELVKTKKQLDSLLARSEELTRQIEQRR, from the coding sequence TTGGAAGGCGTCGTTGAAGTCAAGATACTGGGCCAGACGCTCATCGTCAAAAGCGATGGAGACGAAACCTATGTGCGCGCCGTCGAGGAGCACTTGAGAGAGCAGATAGAAGAGGTCAAGCGCTATACAAAGGCCGTATCCACACTCGATGTCGTACTGCTTACGGCGCTTAATATCACCGGAGAGCTTGTAAAGACGAAGAAGCAACTGGACAGCTTACTTGCAAGGTCGGAGGAACTTACGCGCCAGATTGAACAGAGGAGATGA
- a CDS encoding 5-formyltetrahydrofolate cyclo-ligase: protein MRSRACRFPHCRSLAVHRPSLPESRSIHGRTEVSTTMAAAAAKKRLRSEMLARRHALAPRSVSSLGEAVRLRLASTPEYAAARTVALYWAVDNEVPTAAIVADALAAGKSVCLPRVNGRSLSFHRVLDTATLRPGSYGVPEPPDDGQPLRACDFDLVVVPGVAFDMRGARLGYGMGYYDRWLAGVSAPVAALAYDFQVVEEMETDGHDVPVTVIVTDRRVLRPRPRDRGHHI from the coding sequence ATGCGGAGCCGCGCCTGTAGATTCCCACACTGCCGGTCCCTGGCCGTCCATCGGCCGTCCTTACCCGAAAGCCGAAGCATACACGGACGGACAGAGGTCTCCACTACCATGGCGGCAGCCGCGGCCAAGAAACGGCTTAGAAGCGAGATGCTCGCAAGGCGTCACGCCCTTGCGCCCCGGTCGGTGAGCTCACTGGGCGAGGCGGTGCGGCTCAGGCTCGCATCGACGCCGGAATACGCGGCCGCCCGTACCGTGGCGCTCTACTGGGCCGTGGACAACGAGGTCCCCACGGCCGCCATAGTGGCCGACGCCCTGGCGGCGGGCAAGTCGGTCTGTCTGCCGAGGGTGAATGGGCGGAGCCTGAGCTTCCACAGGGTTCTCGACACGGCAACACTCCGTCCCGGCAGCTACGGCGTGCCCGAGCCCCCCGACGACGGCCAGCCCCTGCGGGCCTGCGACTTCGACCTCGTCGTCGTGCCCGGCGTGGCCTTCGACATGCGCGGCGCGAGGCTCGGCTACGGCATGGGCTACTACGACCGGTGGCTCGCCGGTGTGAGCGCGCCGGTGGCAGCGCTCGCCTACGACTTCCAGGTGGTGGAAGAGATGGAGACCGACGGTCACGACGTGCCCGTGACCGTCATAGTCACCGACAGGAGAGTACTCAGGCCGCGGCCGCGGGACCGCGGCCATCACATATAG
- the rny gene encoding ribonuclease Y — translation MAFTVTAVAVLAMLAGVALGYVFRKSFLEKSLEGAKNSAENIIADARKEADNILKEASLQAKDRIYQSKLDLERELKESRKEISNLEKRLVAKEESLDKKFESLDRRDAELKKRERNLDNQERRLADREKQIEKVLAEQRSRLEGMAGMTAEEAKRMLLESMEEEAKLDAAKMLKRIEEETRAEADRRAKDIISLAIQRYAGDYVSERTVSVLALPSDEMKGRIIGREGRNIRAIEAATGIDIIIDDTPEAVILSGHNPVRREIARLAIERLVTDGRIHPARIEEIVGKVEKEINQAIMEAGERAVFDAGLHGIHPEIQKLIGRLKFRTSYAQNVYAHSLEVAFICGVMAAELGLSVKQARRAGLLHDIGKAVDHEVEGPHAAIGADIARKYNESPRIVAAIASHHDDEPGSVLGVLVQAADTLSAARPGARREMIETYVKRLEDLEKIAKSFKGVEKSYALQAGRELRVIVENKATTDEGAVVLSKDIAKKIEKELSYPGQIKVTVIRETRAVNYAR, via the coding sequence ATGGCGTTCACCGTCACGGCCGTGGCCGTGCTGGCCATGCTGGCCGGCGTGGCCCTGGGGTACGTATTCAGGAAGAGCTTTCTGGAGAAGAGCCTCGAAGGGGCCAAGAACTCTGCCGAGAACATCATAGCCGATGCCAGGAAAGAGGCCGATAACATACTCAAGGAAGCGAGCCTTCAGGCCAAGGACAGGATATACCAGAGCAAGCTCGACCTCGAGCGGGAACTGAAGGAGAGCCGAAAGGAGATAAGCAACCTCGAAAAGAGGCTCGTGGCCAAGGAGGAGAGCCTCGACAAGAAGTTCGAGTCCCTGGACCGCCGCGACGCCGAGCTCAAAAAGCGCGAGAGGAACCTGGACAACCAGGAGCGCAGGCTCGCCGACAGGGAAAAACAGATCGAGAAGGTGCTTGCCGAGCAGAGGAGCAGGCTTGAGGGCATGGCCGGCATGACGGCCGAAGAGGCCAAGCGCATGCTGCTCGAGTCCATGGAGGAGGAGGCGAAGCTCGATGCCGCCAAGATGCTAAAACGCATCGAGGAGGAGACCCGCGCCGAGGCCGACCGCAGGGCCAAGGACATCATAAGCCTCGCCATCCAGCGCTACGCGGGCGACTACGTCTCCGAGCGCACCGTCTCGGTCCTTGCCCTTCCGAGCGACGAGATGAAGGGCAGGATCATAGGACGCGAGGGCCGGAACATCAGGGCCATCGAGGCCGCAACGGGCATAGACATCATCATCGACGACACCCCGGAGGCCGTCATCCTCTCGGGCCACAACCCCGTGCGCCGCGAGATCGCGCGGCTCGCCATCGAGCGCCTCGTCACCGACGGCAGGATTCACCCGGCCCGCATCGAGGAGATCGTCGGCAAGGTCGAAAAGGAGATCAACCAGGCCATAATGGAGGCCGGCGAGCGCGCCGTCTTCGACGCCGGGCTCCACGGCATACACCCGGAGATCCAGAAGCTCATCGGCCGGCTCAAGTTCAGGACCAGCTACGCCCAGAACGTCTACGCCCACTCCCTGGAAGTCGCCTTCATATGCGGCGTCATGGCCGCCGAGCTGGGCCTCTCGGTCAAGCAGGCCCGCAGGGCCGGCCTGCTTCATGACATAGGCAAGGCCGTCGATCACGAGGTCGAGGGCCCACACGCCGCCATAGGGGCCGATATAGCCAGAAAGTACAACGAGAGCCCCAGGATCGTCGCCGCCATCGCCTCCCATCACGACGACGAGCCGGGCTCGGTGCTCGGCGTGCTCGTCCAGGCGGCCGACACCCTCTCGGCCGCCCGTCCCGGGGCGCGCCGCGAGATGATAGAGACCTACGTGAAGCGTCTTGAAGACCTGGAGAAGATAGCAAAGAGCTTCAAGGGGGTCGAAAAGAGCTACGCCCTCCAGGCGGGCCGCGAGCTGAGGGTCATCGTCGAGAACAAGGCCACGACCGATGAGGGCGCCGTCGTGCTCTCGAAGGACATAGCCAAGAAGATAGAGAAGGAGCTGAGCTACCCCGGCCAGATCAAGGTCACCGTCATAAGGGAGACGAGGGCCGTGAACTACGCCAGGTAA
- a CDS encoding TIGR00282 family metallophosphoesterase: MADKVGILFLGDVIGRPGRKALRSVLPALLDRYDPDVLVANGENAAGGFGITPQVAEELFGLGVHVITSGNHIWDKREVLDYIDGCERLIRPANYPEGTPGRGSALYRCRTGALVAVANLAGTVFMDPLECPFRVGKALVERLRRATPVVVVDCHCETTSEKGALGWHLDGLASAVVGTHTHVQTSDERILPGGTAYITDAGMTGSMDSVIGVKKEAALARFLTRMPSRFDPATKDLEVQGLWMEIDGGSGRALSVERVKEKA; encoded by the coding sequence ATGGCCGACAAGGTGGGCATACTCTTTTTGGGAGACGTGATAGGGCGTCCCGGCAGAAAGGCCCTCAGGAGCGTTCTGCCGGCGCTGCTTGACCGTTACGACCCCGACGTGCTCGTGGCCAACGGCGAGAACGCCGCCGGAGGCTTCGGCATCACCCCTCAGGTGGCCGAAGAGCTCTTCGGTCTCGGCGTCCACGTCATCACCTCGGGAAACCACATCTGGGACAAGCGCGAGGTGCTCGACTACATCGACGGGTGCGAGCGGCTCATCAGGCCGGCCAACTACCCCGAGGGGACGCCGGGCAGGGGCTCCGCGCTCTACCGCTGCCGCACCGGCGCCCTCGTCGCCGTCGCCAATCTTGCAGGCACGGTCTTCATGGACCCCCTCGAGTGTCCCTTCCGGGTGGGCAAGGCGCTGGTGGAGAGGCTCAGGCGCGCCACACCGGTGGTGGTGGTGGACTGCCACTGCGAGACCACATCCGAGAAGGGGGCGCTGGGATGGCATCTCGACGGGCTTGCAAGCGCCGTCGTGGGCACCCATACCCATGTGCAGACCTCGGACGAGCGCATCCTGCCGGGCGGGACGGCCTACATAACCGACGCCGGCATGACGGGCTCCATGGACTCGGTCATAGGCGTAAAGAAAGAGGCGGCCCTTGCGAGGTTCCTCACCAGGATGCCCTCGAGGTTCGACCCCGCCACAAAAGACCTCGAGGTCCAGGGCCTGTGGATGGAGATCGACGGCGGCAGCGGCCGGGCCCTCTCGGTGGAGAGGGTGAAGGAGAAGGCATGA